A part of Vigna radiata var. radiata cultivar VC1973A chromosome 11, Vradiata_ver6, whole genome shotgun sequence genomic DNA contains:
- the LOC106777847 gene encoding uncharacterized protein LOC106777847 isoform X1 yields the protein MVPQALREQHNYIKSTPGITVNYRENLSSSMQVEVTEADCSTDDILQFDFPSSSISKGMKRKWGLIDGYIGQSTCSLSRGLGLSTSSSDSKESSATSCTAISSVKEIDDQSSMPMDIELDFTLNLDCEKVESPKKLVSSNLKIFELHPKIDLELSLSTQPSKSDITSVCVSPSQSPPLQLNLEIPLVLSTTPPNVDEGSTSCRLKLGLVSLDPGASVMLNRAEKKVMDPSPDKLKSSVTCTSRLTQLKQPLHCNSNSTTCQVEGYGKGYQGASGLCISHGGGRRFNKASSNKGAEGWTLHCKSCGGGRRCDYFGCTNSTVGHTNFCIAHGCSQRCSHHEGCIQAVRGKSGLCIWHGRGKRHQTEKCTKNAEGLAGLSISYGGGHRCQASGCTKGAQRNTMFCRAHGVEKRCTAPGCTKDARGTTPLCKGHGGGKCCAYQGGGICTKSVNGGANFCVAHGGGMRCAVPDCLKRARGRVDLCVRHEGGKRSKVEGCGKGAQGATNFCETRGGRKRCSWGHPGSEYSNQQGDPSYSSARGKTGPSALHSGLVLDKRVHGGVSSGPVIEDTRDKLGELKQIVVNQDMDVDMIKMGNPQKDDAITCSDAKLNEVASTHLPAGEEDHTPMLVAVPEGRVHGGSLMAMLKGNSSLSTSLGKGLLSDPSEINKSLHGVPE from the exons ATGGTTCCCCAAGCTCTGCGGGAGCAACATAACTATATCAAATCGACTCCAGGAATTACTGTTAACTATCGCGAg AATTTGAGTAGCTCGATGCAAGTTGAAGTAACGGAAGCTGACTGTAGTACAGATGATATCTTACAATTTGACTTCCCTAGTTCTTCAATTTCAAAGGGAATGAAAAGAAAGTGGGGTTTAATTGATGGATATATTGGGCAAAGCACCTGCTCTTTGTCTCGTGGACTTGGTCTTTCAACAAGTTCCTCTGACAGCAAGGAGAGTTCAGCTACTTCTTGCACTGCTATATCTTCAGTCAAAGAGATTGATGACCAATCATCTATGCCTATGGATATTGAACTGGACTTTACCCTTAATCTTGACTGTGAGAAGGTAGAGAGCCCAAAAAAACTtgttagttcaaatttgaagatatttgaGTTGCATCCAAAAATTGATTTGGAGTTAAGCCTTTCTACACAGCCCTCCAAATCGGATATTACCAGTGTTTGTGTAAGTCCCTCTCAGTCTCCACCTCTTCAGTTGAACTTGGAGATCCCATTAGTACTCAGCACGACACCACCAAATGTAGATGAGGGATCAACTTCATGTAGATTGAAACTAGGGCTTGTTTCACTTGATCCAGGTGCTAGTGTAATGTTAAACCGGGCCGAAAAGAAGGTTATGGATCCCTCACCTGACAAACTGAAAAGTTCTGTTACCTGCACTTCTAGACTAACTCAGCTAAAACAACCACTACACTGCAACAGTAATTCTACGACCTGTCAAGTTGAGGGATATGGAAAGGGATACCAAGGTGCTTCTGGACTTTGTATATCTCATGGTGGTGGCAGGAGGTTTAACAAAGCCAGCAGCAATAAAGGAGCTGAAGGCTGGACATTGCACTGCAAGTCTTGTGGAGGAGGCAGGCGATGTGACTATTTTGGCTGCACTAACAGCACAGTAGGACATACAAATTTCTGTATTGCTCATGGTTGTAGCCAGCGATGCAGTCATCATGAGGGATGCATCCAAGCTGTCCGTGGGAAATCTGGATTGTGTATTTGGCATGGCCGTGGCAAGAGACATCAAACAGAAAAATGTACTAAGAATGCAGAAGGCTTAGCTGGTCTGAGCATCTCATATGGTGGAGGGCATCGATGTCAAGCTTCTGGTTGCACTAAAGGGGCACAGAGAAACACTATGTTCTGCAGAGCGCATGGTGTGGAAAAACGCTGTACAGCGCCAGGGTGCACCAAAGATGCTAGGGGGACCACTCCACTTTGCAAAGGCCATGGTGGAGGAAAATGCTGTGCATACCAGGGTGGTGGGATTTGTACCAAAAGTGTGAATGGAGGTGCCAACTTTTGTGTGGCACATGGAGGTGGAATGAGGTGTGCTGTTCCTGATTGCTTGAAAAGAGCTAGAGGACGAGTTGATCTTTGTGTACGTCATGAGGGAGGCAAGAGAAGCAAGGTTGAAGGGTGTGGAAAGGGTGCACAAGGTGCCACCAACTTTTGTGAGACACGTGGAGGAAGGAAGAGATGCTCTTGGGGACATCCTGGGTCAGAATATAGCAATCAACAGGGTGACCCTTCTTATTCCTCGGCAAGGGGGAAGACAGGTCCGTCCGCACTTCATAGTGGGCTAGTACTGGATAAGAGAGTTCATGGAGGCGTATCCTCGGGACCAGTTATTGAGGATACTCGTGATAAACTGGGCGAACTGAAGCAGATTGTCGTTAACCAAGATATGGATGTGGATATGATCAAAATGGGTAACCCACAGAAAGATGATGCGATAACCTGTTCTGATGCTAAACTAAATGAAGTTGCCAGTACTCATCTTCCAGCGGGGGAAGAAGATCATACACCAATGTTGGTAGCTGTTCCCGAAGGCAGGGTGCATGGTGGAAGTCTGATGGCAATGCTGAAGGGGAATTCTAGCCTCAGTACTAGCCTTGGGAAAGGCCTATTGAGTGATCCCTCAGAGATAAATAAAAGCTTGCATGGTGTCCCAGAGTAA
- the LOC106777847 gene encoding uncharacterized protein LOC106777847 isoform X2 has protein sequence MDVRSQNSSFTANPSANAFKNLSSSMQVEVTEADCSTDDILQFDFPSSSISKGMKRKWGLIDGYIGQSTCSLSRGLGLSTSSSDSKESSATSCTAISSVKEIDDQSSMPMDIELDFTLNLDCEKVESPKKLVSSNLKIFELHPKIDLELSLSTQPSKSDITSVCVSPSQSPPLQLNLEIPLVLSTTPPNVDEGSTSCRLKLGLVSLDPGASVMLNRAEKKVMDPSPDKLKSSVTCTSRLTQLKQPLHCNSNSTTCQVEGYGKGYQGASGLCISHGGGRRFNKASSNKGAEGWTLHCKSCGGGRRCDYFGCTNSTVGHTNFCIAHGCSQRCSHHEGCIQAVRGKSGLCIWHGRGKRHQTEKCTKNAEGLAGLSISYGGGHRCQASGCTKGAQRNTMFCRAHGVEKRCTAPGCTKDARGTTPLCKGHGGGKCCAYQGGGICTKSVNGGANFCVAHGGGMRCAVPDCLKRARGRVDLCVRHEGGKRSKVEGCGKGAQGATNFCETRGGRKRCSWGHPGSEYSNQQGDPSYSSARGKTGPSALHSGLVLDKRVHGGVSSGPVIEDTRDKLGELKQIVVNQDMDVDMIKMGNPQKDDAITCSDAKLNEVASTHLPAGEEDHTPMLVAVPEGRVHGGSLMAMLKGNSSLSTSLGKGLLSDPSEINKSLHGVPE, from the coding sequence ATGGATGTGAGGTCCCAGAACTCGAGTTTCACTGCTAACCCTTCTGCAAATGCTTTCAAGAATTTGAGTAGCTCGATGCAAGTTGAAGTAACGGAAGCTGACTGTAGTACAGATGATATCTTACAATTTGACTTCCCTAGTTCTTCAATTTCAAAGGGAATGAAAAGAAAGTGGGGTTTAATTGATGGATATATTGGGCAAAGCACCTGCTCTTTGTCTCGTGGACTTGGTCTTTCAACAAGTTCCTCTGACAGCAAGGAGAGTTCAGCTACTTCTTGCACTGCTATATCTTCAGTCAAAGAGATTGATGACCAATCATCTATGCCTATGGATATTGAACTGGACTTTACCCTTAATCTTGACTGTGAGAAGGTAGAGAGCCCAAAAAAACTtgttagttcaaatttgaagatatttgaGTTGCATCCAAAAATTGATTTGGAGTTAAGCCTTTCTACACAGCCCTCCAAATCGGATATTACCAGTGTTTGTGTAAGTCCCTCTCAGTCTCCACCTCTTCAGTTGAACTTGGAGATCCCATTAGTACTCAGCACGACACCACCAAATGTAGATGAGGGATCAACTTCATGTAGATTGAAACTAGGGCTTGTTTCACTTGATCCAGGTGCTAGTGTAATGTTAAACCGGGCCGAAAAGAAGGTTATGGATCCCTCACCTGACAAACTGAAAAGTTCTGTTACCTGCACTTCTAGACTAACTCAGCTAAAACAACCACTACACTGCAACAGTAATTCTACGACCTGTCAAGTTGAGGGATATGGAAAGGGATACCAAGGTGCTTCTGGACTTTGTATATCTCATGGTGGTGGCAGGAGGTTTAACAAAGCCAGCAGCAATAAAGGAGCTGAAGGCTGGACATTGCACTGCAAGTCTTGTGGAGGAGGCAGGCGATGTGACTATTTTGGCTGCACTAACAGCACAGTAGGACATACAAATTTCTGTATTGCTCATGGTTGTAGCCAGCGATGCAGTCATCATGAGGGATGCATCCAAGCTGTCCGTGGGAAATCTGGATTGTGTATTTGGCATGGCCGTGGCAAGAGACATCAAACAGAAAAATGTACTAAGAATGCAGAAGGCTTAGCTGGTCTGAGCATCTCATATGGTGGAGGGCATCGATGTCAAGCTTCTGGTTGCACTAAAGGGGCACAGAGAAACACTATGTTCTGCAGAGCGCATGGTGTGGAAAAACGCTGTACAGCGCCAGGGTGCACCAAAGATGCTAGGGGGACCACTCCACTTTGCAAAGGCCATGGTGGAGGAAAATGCTGTGCATACCAGGGTGGTGGGATTTGTACCAAAAGTGTGAATGGAGGTGCCAACTTTTGTGTGGCACATGGAGGTGGAATGAGGTGTGCTGTTCCTGATTGCTTGAAAAGAGCTAGAGGACGAGTTGATCTTTGTGTACGTCATGAGGGAGGCAAGAGAAGCAAGGTTGAAGGGTGTGGAAAGGGTGCACAAGGTGCCACCAACTTTTGTGAGACACGTGGAGGAAGGAAGAGATGCTCTTGGGGACATCCTGGGTCAGAATATAGCAATCAACAGGGTGACCCTTCTTATTCCTCGGCAAGGGGGAAGACAGGTCCGTCCGCACTTCATAGTGGGCTAGTACTGGATAAGAGAGTTCATGGAGGCGTATCCTCGGGACCAGTTATTGAGGATACTCGTGATAAACTGGGCGAACTGAAGCAGATTGTCGTTAACCAAGATATGGATGTGGATATGATCAAAATGGGTAACCCACAGAAAGATGATGCGATAACCTGTTCTGATGCTAAACTAAATGAAGTTGCCAGTACTCATCTTCCAGCGGGGGAAGAAGATCATACACCAATGTTGGTAGCTGTTCCCGAAGGCAGGGTGCATGGTGGAAGTCTGATGGCAATGCTGAAGGGGAATTCTAGCCTCAGTACTAGCCTTGGGAAAGGCCTATTGAGTGATCCCTCAGAGATAAATAAAAGCTTGCATGGTGTCCCAGAGTAA